The genomic window CAATTCCTCTCGGACCGCGGTCACACCGTAGAACGAGTCGGGTGGGAGCAGGAGTATAACAAGAAGCAGTGCCCCGACTGTGGCGGCCTCCACGACACGTCCGCCACGGCCTGTACCGTCTGTGGGTGGGAACCGACGCCGTAGTCACGGCGTCGGGTCGCTCGTTTTCGGCGTCCGCTGAACCGCGATCAGAGGCAGCGCTCGCTGGTCCGACGACGGGGAATCAGTGCTAATTCGGCCGTAATTTCAACGTTCAACATGCGATACAATTATAACGTATGGTTACCCTATAGTTCGCTGAGAACAATGCCGGAATGCCAGAACTGCGGCGCGTTCGTAACGGATGCCTACGCACGCGTGTTCACGCCGCGCAACGTCGACGATCCGCGGGTCTGTCCCGACTGTCAGGACAAGATCCGCGACGGTGCCGACGTGCGAAACGCCCGCTCCCCGCGAAACCCCTGAGACGTTTCGAAACGATCCGTTTCGTCGTCGAACGGCTGTCGATTTTTGCCGACGAAAACCCACGTGACTTATGGGTATTGCGACCCTGAACAGGGATAATGGCTACCACGGAGACGAAGGTGACCCGGTTGTTCGGTGGTCCGGGCAGCGGGAAGACCACTGCCCTGCTCGACCACGTCGAAGAGATCCTCGAGGAGGAGGGCGTGACCTTCCGGGATATCCTCGTCGTCTCGTACACGCGAGCGGCAGCACAGGAGGTTCGTGAGCGACTGGCCGAGCGACTCGGCGAGAGTCCCCGCGCGCTGCAGGGGAACGTCTGTACGATGCACGCGAAGGCCTACGAGCTGCTGGACCTCTCCCGAAGCGACGTCATCGGCGAGTCCGACAAGGAGGAGTTCTGCGAGCAGTACGGCCTCGAGTACGAGGACGAGTACTCGGGCGCCGGTCGCCGCACCGCCCGATCGACGACGATCGGCAACAAGGTCATCGCGACCAGTCAGTGGCTCCAGCGGACGCGACGGGACGTCACGGACTGGTACGACGTTCCCTTCCAGTGGAACGACGAGGAGGTCCGACTGCCGCCCGAGATCGACCCCAACGCCCAGGAGGGCAACAAGTACACCCCGACCTGGCCCAGCGACGACGATCGGATCGACGTCCCCGAGGCGATCCGCGCCTGGCGCTCCTACAAGGGCGAGGAGGGCAAGATCGGCTTCGCGGACATGCTCGAGCGGGTCGCACAGCGCTCTCTGCTGCCGAACGTCGACTTCCTGGTGATCGACGAGTTTCAGGACATCACCACGCTGCAGTACGACGTCTACGAGGAGTGGAAACCCCACATGCGGCAGGTGCTGATCGCCGGCGACGACGACCAGGTCGTCTACTCCTGGCAGGGCGCCGATCCCGCGCTCCTACTCGACGAGGAAGTCGACGAGGACGTCATTCTCCCCAACTCCTACCGACTGCCGTCGAACGTCCTCAACGCGGTGAACAAGGAGATTCGCCACATCGAGACGCGCCAGGACAAGGACTTAAAGCCCCGTAAGGAGGGCGGCGCCGTCGAAGCCCGCGCGAACGCGTCGATGCTCGACGTCGTCAGGAACGTTCGGCGGACGCTCAACCAGACTGACGGCACCGTCATGGTGTTGTTCCGGGCGCGCTACCAGATGTTCCAGTTCATCGACGAGTTCATCACCGAGGGCGTCCCCTTCACGTCGCTGACCGACCAGCGGATGTGGACCGACCGACTCACCCAGTACGTCCGGGCCGTCGAGGCCATCGACGAGGGCGAGGACGTCACCGGTCTGCAGGCGCGGCGACTCGCCGACATGCTTCAGGAGTCGGCCTTCGGGACCAACGATCGCGACGACCTGTTCGACACAATCGACGACCGCCAGGAGGAGGCCGGCATCGACGACCTCGAGGAGCTCATGATCCCCGCCGACGTCGTCGAGGACCACGTCCCGTTCATGCCCGGTCCCGCCTCGGCGGCCGACATGGTCCGGAAGGTCACCAACTTCCAGACGAAGAGCGTCCAGTCGTACTTCGCGATCGGCGAGTACCTCGGGATGGAGACCGACCGCGTCCGCGTGGGCACGATCCACTCCGCGAAGGGTCGCGAGGCCGACCACGTCATCGTCGGCACCGACCTCACCGAGAAGGTCGTCGAGCAGATGGTCGCCACCGTCGACGACCCCACTGACATTCCCGGCTGCGAGGAGTTCACCAAGAACACGTCGCCGGTTCCCGTCCTGACCGACAACGAACGCCGCGTCTTCTACGTCGGCATGTCCCGGGCCCGCGAACGGCTCGTGCTCCTCGAGAACCTGGTCGACGGCGCGCCGACGCTCCCGATCGACGTCCTGCTCAACAACCGGCTGACCGAGATGCCGCTGGAGGAACTGGTCGAGCAGGCCCAGCAGCCCCAGGACGCCGACGCGGACGACAACGAGGTCGAAGCCGAAGCGCCGTGACCGACGCCGACTCGACCGCGGGCGACGCGGTCGACACTGCCACCGCCCCCGCAGGCGACGTCGCCACGCGCCTCGAGTCGCTTCTCACCGACACCCTCGAGCGACGCGACGCCGCGGCGTTCGTCCACGTCGGGACTCCGCGCGATCCGGGGATCCGGTACTGTCGGTCGGCCCTCGAGGATGTCGAGGGCCGGTCGACGGCCGATCGAGAGCGGACGCTCACGGCCGTCGCGTTCGACGGCGACGCCGGCGAGTGGATCGCGGTCACGGCCGCCGACGCGTCGTCCCATCCCGCTCGGGCGCTCGCCTCGCGACTGGCCGACCGCGTCGACGGCGGGACGGTCCTGACGCCGGCGCGGCTGCCCCACGACGCCGCGCTCTACCTCGAGGAGGCCGACTTCGAACCGGCCTCGACGGACGTCCTCGAACGCGCTCGAGCGGCGAAGACGCCGGCCGAACGCGAGCGGATCGCCGCGGCCCAGACCGCCGCGGCCGCCGGTATCCGTCGAGCGGCCGCGCTGCTCGCCGACGCGACGGTCGCGGACGGCCGCCTCGCGGCCGACGGCGAGGCCGTGACGCCGGCCCACCTCCGGACGGTAATCGACGAGGGCGTCGTGGCAGCGGGCGCGTTTCCAGCCGGTAACACCGTCGTTAACCCCGATCCCGGACACGCGCCCTCGAGTCGCGACGCGGCCGACGAACCACTTCGCCCCGCCGAGCCGATCGTCCTCGAGACGGCGCCACGCGGCCCGGACGGTTACCACGGCGGTCTCGTCCGCACGCTCGTCGTCGACGGCGACGGCGGCCGGGAGCGGCGGGCCCACGTCGGCGCGACCCAGTCGTTTCGCTCCGCGGCGGCGATGCTGACCGCCGACGCCGAGTCGGTCACCGCCGTCGAGGCCGACCTCGAGGCCGAGGTCCGCGCGTTCGGCTTCGAGGACCCCGACGCCGTCGCGACGCGCGTCGGCGGCGTCGGCCTCGAGCCTCGAGAGCGACCGCTCGCGGGCGGCGACGAGATCGGTCCGGGGAGCGTCGTTCGACTCGAGTCGGCCGTCCGCGTCGACGGCGACCGCTGGCTGCGGATCGCCGACCTCCTCGTGAAGGGCGACGCGGGGGAACGGGCGACCTATCTGGCGGCGCCGTCGCGCTCGCTCGAGCCGCGGGCGCTGCTCGAGGAGTAGCGGCGTCGGGCGCGCTCAGCGCTCAGCCGTCGGCGTCGGTATCGTTCGTCGAGCGCTCGTCGGTCGCGTCGCTGTCCGTCTCTGTTTCGGAACGAGTCACTCGAGCGTAGAGGCTCAGAACGGCTTCACTCACGAGGGAGACGGCGTGAACGAGCGCGATGACGAGGTCGGACATCTATCGGTTCGATACTCGCTCCGGCGGAATAGTTGTTGTTGATCGAACACTATCGCTGTTCGTCCTCGGGAGTCACGTCCACGATGTCGCGGTCCTCGTCCTCTGGCTCCGGCTCGCTGACGACCGATCCGACGACCCGTTTGACGGCCAGTTCCGGGAGGTCCGACGGCGTCGTCATGCGGTGCTGGACGACGACGAGCAACACCGCGAGGGAGACCAAGACGGCCCCGACGAGCGTCTTCCCGTCGATCAGGAACTGAACCCCGGCCATGGCGGCGGGAAGCGCGAAGACGAGCGTGCCCGCGAGTTTGATCGTGTCGATGATACCGGCCATTACCCGGGGTACGCGCGATGCCGTCAAAAACGCGGCGACTCCGTCACTGCCGTCGCCGCGTTCTTGGGGACCACAGAACTGGAACGAGTTCCGAGTTCGGAACGGCTTTATCCGTCGACTCGGACGTTCGCATATGTTCACGGGAATCGTCGAGGAGACCGGCGAGATCGTCGCCCGCGAGCGGACCGACGACGGGCTCCGTCTTCGCATCGGCGCCGACGAGGTCGCGACGGGCCTCGAGCACGGCCAGAGCATCAGCGTCAGCGGCGTCTGTCTGACGGTCGAACGCTTCGAACCGAGCGCGTGGTTCGAGGTCTTCCTCGCGACCGAGACGGTCGAGCGGACCTATCTGGGCGCACTCGAGGAGGGGGACGTCGTCAACTTAGAGCGGGCGATGCCGGCCGACGGCCGGTTCGACGGCCACGTCGTGCAGGGCCACGTCGACGCGGTGGCGACGGTGACGGATATCGAGTCCGTGGAGGAGGACTGGTTCTTCGAGTTCGAACTGCCCGAGGGGTACGGCCGCTACGTCGTCGAGAAGGGGTCGATCACGCTCGACGGAATTAGCCTCACCGTCGCCGACTTAGACGAGGCCGCGGGTCGGGTGACCGTCGCCATCATCCCGACGACCTACGAGCTCACGACGCTTTCGGAGAAGTCGGTCGGCGATCCGGTCCACCTCGAGGTCGACGTCCTCGCGAAGTACGTCGAACGACTGCTCGAAGCGCGGTTCGAGTGACGACTCCGTCGGTGAGTCCGCTCATCGTTCCCGTCATAATTTCGGCTACTTACCGAAACCGCTCCGCTGGGACCGGACGGTCGATACAGAGCACCGCTTACTGATTGTTTTCTAATATATCGGAAAGGTATTTGGCGCTCGAATATGTAAGTCAAATATGGTCTCTGCGAATGGTCGCATTCCGAGGGAGTTACCGACCCCAGTACGTCTCGGACTCGCTATCGCCCTCATCGGTAGTTTCGCGCTCGCTATGTACACGATGCAACCCTTACTGTGGCTGTTCAGCGTCGTCGCTGTCGGGTTGACGCTCTACCTGTTCTCTCTGTTTTATCGACTAGTGATCGCCGTCGAAACGATTGCTCGCAAATTGTAAACGACGCGCAGAGCACAAGACAGTGATCCTCCGAAAATACTTCCGCAGTCCGTTCTCGTGGCAGCTGTGAGTTCCACGGTCCTCCCCAGCCGATTCACTCACTCACTTCGCTCGTTCGTTCATCCCTCGCGCAGATTCGTGCCGCGGTTCGTCGCCGGCGAGGACCTCACTTCGTTCGGACCTCGCAGCACTCACCGCGGCACAGCGCGCGCCACCGCGTGGTATTCGTCTGTCGCTCGACTCCCGCTGGAGGGGGTCGAGCAGATTTGAGCGCGCCTAACTCCGCAACAGCCCGCCGTCGATCGGGAGCGCGACGCCGTTGACGAAACTTCCGCGGGGACTCGAGAGCAGCGCCACGACGTCGCCCAGTTCGCTGGGCTCGCCGAGGCGGTCCATCGGGATGTCGCTCGACATGTCCGCCAGCCCCTCCTCGTAGTCCTCGTAGACGCCGCGCTCGATGTTCGCCTCGATGAGCTCCTCGATGCGGGGCGTCTCGATCGTTCCCGGGAGGACCGCGTTCGCGCGGATCTCGGGCGCGAACTCCCGCGAGACCGTCTTGACGAGGCCGATCACGCCGCGGCGCACGGAGTTCGACAGCAGGAGGCCGTCGGCCACCTCGCGGACCGTTCGGGACGTGATGCAGGTGATCGTCCCGTACTCGGACTCGAGGAGGTGCTCGTGGGCGTTCTCGATCGTCCAGACGACGCTCATCACCAGCAGGTCGTAGGCCTGGTACCAGTCCTGTTCGTCGGTCTCGAGGAAGGTCGTACTCGGCGGACCGCCCGAGGAGGTGACGAGGTGATCGATCCCGCCGAAGGCGTCGACCGTCTCGCTGACGAGGTGGGAGACCTCGTCGGGGTCCGTGAGGTCGGTCGGCGTCGCCCGAACCTCGCCGTCGCCGACCTCGGCGAGTTCCTCGCGGGTCTCCTCGAGGCGCTCCTCGTCGCGTCCGCAGATCATCACGTTCGCGCCCTCCTCGGCCAGGGCCTCGGCGCTCGCGAAGCCGAGGCCGCTCGAGGAGGCCGTCACCAGTGCGCTGTTCTCGTCGAGTTCGAGGTCCATGCGCGTACCCAGGGCGACGAACT from Haloterrigena sp. KLK7 includes these protein-coding regions:
- a CDS encoding M24 family metallopeptidase; amino-acid sequence: MTDADSTAGDAVDTATAPAGDVATRLESLLTDTLERRDAAAFVHVGTPRDPGIRYCRSALEDVEGRSTADRERTLTAVAFDGDAGEWIAVTAADASSHPARALASRLADRVDGGTVLTPARLPHDAALYLEEADFEPASTDVLERARAAKTPAERERIAAAQTAAAAGIRRAAALLADATVADGRLAADGEAVTPAHLRTVIDEGVVAAGAFPAGNTVVNPDPGHAPSSRDAADEPLRPAEPIVLETAPRGPDGYHGGLVRTLVVDGDGGRERRAHVGATQSFRSAAAMLTADAESVTAVEADLEAEVRAFGFEDPDAVATRVGGVGLEPRERPLAGGDEIGPGSVVRLESAVRVDGDRWLRIADLLVKGDAGERATYLAAPSRSLEPRALLEE
- a CDS encoding SDR family oxidoreductase; the encoded protein is MDLELDENSALVTASSSGLGFASAEALAEEGANVMICGRDEERLEETREELAEVGDGEVRATPTDLTDPDEVSHLVSETVDAFGGIDHLVTSSGGPPSTTFLETDEQDWYQAYDLLVMSVVWTIENAHEHLLESEYGTITCITSRTVREVADGLLLSNSVRRGVIGLVKTVSREFAPEIRANAVLPGTIETPRIEELIEANIERGVYEDYEEGLADMSSDIPMDRLGEPSELGDVVALLSSPRGSFVNGVALPIDGGLLRS
- a CDS encoding riboflavin synthase, which codes for MFTGIVEETGEIVARERTDDGLRLRIGADEVATGLEHGQSISVSGVCLTVERFEPSAWFEVFLATETVERTYLGALEEGDVVNLERAMPADGRFDGHVVQGHVDAVATVTDIESVEEDWFFEFELPEGYGRYVVEKGSITLDGISLTVADLDEAAGRVTVAIIPTTYELTTLSEKSVGDPVHLEVDVLAKYVERLLEARFE
- a CDS encoding ATP-dependent helicase — protein: MATTETKVTRLFGGPGSGKTTALLDHVEEILEEEGVTFRDILVVSYTRAAAQEVRERLAERLGESPRALQGNVCTMHAKAYELLDLSRSDVIGESDKEEFCEQYGLEYEDEYSGAGRRTARSTTIGNKVIATSQWLQRTRRDVTDWYDVPFQWNDEEVRLPPEIDPNAQEGNKYTPTWPSDDDRIDVPEAIRAWRSYKGEEGKIGFADMLERVAQRSLLPNVDFLVIDEFQDITTLQYDVYEEWKPHMRQVLIAGDDDQVVYSWQGADPALLLDEEVDEDVILPNSYRLPSNVLNAVNKEIRHIETRQDKDLKPRKEGGAVEARANASMLDVVRNVRRTLNQTDGTVMVLFRARYQMFQFIDEFITEGVPFTSLTDQRMWTDRLTQYVRAVEAIDEGEDVTGLQARRLADMLQESAFGTNDRDDLFDTIDDRQEEAGIDDLEELMIPADVVEDHVPFMPGPASAADMVRKVTNFQTKSVQSYFAIGEYLGMETDRVRVGTIHSAKGREADHVIVGTDLTEKVVEQMVATVDDPTDIPGCEEFTKNTSPVPVLTDNERRVFYVGMSRARERLVLLENLVDGAPTLPIDVLLNNRLTEMPLEELVEQAQQPQDADADDNEVEAEAP
- a CDS encoding HVO_0416 family zinc finger protein, producing MATSPNDGGDDVIDQFLSDRGHTVERVGWEQEYNKKQCPDCGGLHDTSATACTVCGWEPTP